A region of the Festucalex cinctus isolate MCC-2025b chromosome 8, RoL_Fcin_1.0, whole genome shotgun sequence genome:
AGGAAACTGGGCCAGTATGAGATTCTGACCCGAGTGAAACCGAAACAACTAGTCCAGGAGTTCCAGGTTGCATCTTCATTTAGCAATCTTGCAACTGGTACTGAAtgaagtttaacattttttttgcatgtgtttGAATCAGATTGTGACAAACATCTATGAACCTCAAGGCATTTCTTACGTGGAAACCCACAGTACATTCCTCTCCAACGAGCTGCTTCCGCTAGTGGAGAAAACTGTCACAGAGAAGAAGGTATAGTGCatcgtttttactttctggacctggattttccAACCCTGATCTTGGGATCAACACTTGGCAGTGAGAGCTGGAAAgtaaacaatacaaaataaacacattgcacattatccTGGGTTAGTGTGCTTGGGCTTCCTTCCTAAACTCGAATTTAGATCATGCaacaatatatttaattttgctGTAATTTAGATTCACAAGTAGGGGTTTTTGTGTTTATCTGTGTTGTTTGGTTGGTCACTCACCACCCGTGATGTGATTAATTCTGAGAGTGACTCATTCTTCAAAGCATTCCATTTGCAAGTTGGTTGATGCTAGATTTGGTCTTACTTTCAGGCTCACATTGCCTTTTCACCAAGTCTGGATCAGCAGAGAAAATGTCCAGACTGTGATGGAACGCTGATCGATGGAGACTTTGTCATCACGTATGATGTGAATCGCGCAACCAGCCTTGGGGACATTCAGGTCATCTGTGAAATTCTTATGATGGGATTGCTTGGATTGTCACACTTGTCATTGGACTTACAGATTTTTTCCGCCCCTCAGATTGTCAACGGATACTTTGTGCACTTCTTTGCACCACCCGGCCTGCCAAGAGTGCCAACAAATGTTGTGTTTGTCATTGATAGAAGCGGCTCAATGTCCGGAAATAAAATGCACCAGGTCAGACTGTTGAATCATTTGTGTCAATGTGCATTAACACGTTCTAAACATGAGGTGTGAGTGGTGGAGCCCACAGGCTTGGAATGTCTGAAGTTATTGATGAGCAGATGCTTTCTTTCCAGACCCGAGAGGCAATGCAAGCCATCCTTCAAGATCTGAAAGAGGACGACTATTTTGCCATTGTCGAATTTAATGGTGAAATCAATTGTTGGAAGGAAACCATGACCAAAGCGACAAAGGAGAACGTGACTCAGGCCGTAGGATTTGTTAAGCAGTTGTATTCCCGAGGAGGTGAACAGAAGAAGCACAATTTTATAAATCTGCAAAGGCTTTTCTGATTCTCTGTTGTCTGTCTAGGCACTAACATAAATGATGCATTGTTAAGAGGTGTGAACATGCTGTTGAAAGACAAAGTAGAGAAGAGGATCCCAGAGAGAAGCATTGACATGATCCTTTTACTCACTGACGGAATGCCCGGTCCTGGTAcgcatgcacttgtttgtgtCTTCATTTGGGTGCAATGTTCTGTTtcataaaataatgacatgctTCATCTTGTAAAGGTGAGACCGATCCAAAAAAGATCCAGGAGAATATAGTCTCTGCGAATGGTGGAAACACAACTCTGTTCAGTCTTGGATTTGGAAATGATGTGGATTATGCCTTCTTGAATGTACTGAGTCAAGGAAACAAGGGGATGGCTCGTAGAATCTTTGAGGCCTCAGATGCGGCTCTTCAATTGAAGGTGCGGAATGCAGGCCTTGGATTGATTTTATGGTATTAGTATATGCAAAGCAAAGGGCCAATATTCTAAATGTGGTAACACAATATATAAATGTAGCATGGGAGAGCATCAACATCATTTTGTCCGGCTTTCAAATTGAATATCACCACATTGTACTGCAGCCAGTACAGACGtgtgtgtactgtttgttgcaaatgtgtttttcattcTGAAGAAAAGCACACCTCCATAAATCCATCTTGTATATCACATGCCCTTATTAGCGTCACGTGTTAGCTGGAGCATATCCCACCTGACTTGGAACTTGAGGTGACATACTAGTCCTTGGACTGGTCCCTGGACCAAATAAGACAATATTtggaaaataataatgcattataaTTACAGCTGCTTTCACCAGCACCATCTTTAAGGGTCAAACTACAGACATGAGCAGACACACATTAAAATCTTGATCATGTATTCATAGACATTGAATTGCCCATACAAACAAATGTCTGTCTGAATTCATTCCAGGGTTTCTATGACGAGGTGTCCAGCCCACTGCTTTCCGAAGTGGATTTACGTTACCCTGACAACGCAGTGGACTTCTTGACCACCAACCACTTTAGCCAGTTGTTTAATGGGTCTGAGATTGTGGTGGCTGGTCGGCTGGTGGACAATAACCTGGACAACTTCCTGGTGGAAGTGGTTGGCCAGGGGGTGAGACCTTATTTGACTTTTGTTGACCTTTCCACCAAACTGAGGATTTGGCTTCAGTCCGCTTTGTCCATATTCCATATCTAGATGTTGTCTGCAGCAGATATTGCTTCCTAAATTGTTTTCCTGCTCTATAGTTTGAGGAGAACTTCCAGGTGCAGGGCCAGACCAGCGCTCTGGATTGGGACACTATTTACCCAGACGAAAAGTACATCTTTGGGGGTTTCACAGAGCGTCTATGGGCTTACCTTACCATTCAGCAGCTACTGGAGAAGAGGTCAGTCAATTTGttcttctgttttctttttgttgaagGTGAAGACGTTCAGTGCTGTCCAGGTTTTGATTTCCTCCAGACAGGATGAAAGTGGCCTTGAGGAGAAAGTGTCTTTTTTGCTTAACAGGATatataaagtaaagtaaagatTGTCATTCACAAAGAAGTGAAAGGGAACACCAtgctttcttaagatggaaaccAGGGGCGGCAAatagaatgaaaacagcaggggccccaaaatggaaccctgtggaacaccagatGACAGTGGGGCAGAGTGGGACTCTGAGCACCTACGACTAACACAAGTCCTGCTTGCCAAATAAGATCTAAACTACTCTAGAACGCTAATACCCAACTGGTGCTGCAAAAAACAACCAACAGAATACTATGGTCCACTCTATCAAACACTGCAGTCacatccaacaaaaaaaacgccacacAGTCTCCAGTGTCATTTACCAGGAGGAAATGATTAAAAATTCCTAACAGTGCTGCCTCTGTTCTATGCAGCACCTTAAAACCTGTGTGGACAACCTCCATGACATGTCCAGCTGTGACTAGTCCATTTTGTACTCTGAACTCTCGCtttaagtcagctgggatagtgTCGAGCTCTTGCCGTAACCTTTTGAGAACAAGTGGCATAGAAAATGGATAATGTCTGCGTTTTTTCTTACAGCAAGAGTGGTAGCCAGGATGAGAAAGCCAAGGCCTTGGACATGTCCCTAAAATACAGTTTTGTCACGCCGCTCACATCCATGGTGGTCACCAAACCTGAGACTGAGGATGGACCAGACAGCCCGCTTATTGCTGATAAACTGACAGAGGGTAAGACATGAATCTTTTCTTGATGTTGTAGTGATCCGGTGGTGTGAAGTCCGTTGTGGGCATATTTTTCCTCAAAACAGATTTTCTTTTTCCCAGTTAAATTTAACTGGTTATATTTCCTTTTATAGTCCTAAAATATGTTGAAATCACGGAATGGGCTTGATttaattgcatcataaaagtgtCACAACCGTAACTGCACTTGAGCTTTTCCACAAGGATGCGTCAATTTATTTCCCCTCCTTTTTCTCTGACAGAGGAAAGACAACAGGAAGAGCGAaacagtaagacttttttttttttttttgtattaacaaattgcatacaaaatgtttactgaAAGTTGTATGTTTCGAGAAAGAATTAAAAATAACAgaccaatactttttttttctgggatgTTGTACAGGAGGATATCATTACCATTCAGCCCCAGCCAGTCCTTACCCAGCGTATAGTGGCGCCTTTCCACCCTCATATTTTGGTAAGTATTCTCAATTTTGGATTCACATTATCTTTTGGCCTGCTGTACATTActgcaaaataaaatcacatttatatgTATAACTTGATTTCTGTTTGTTTGCAGTGGATGGAGATCCCCATTTCATCATAGAGCTCCCAGACAGAGATGATGCCCTGTGCTTCAACATCAATGACAAACCAGGCACTATTTACAACCTGGTTAAAGACACAAAGTCAGGTCAGATCAAGTTCTCATCATTCCTAATGCAAAACGTTCAGATGAattattttccatgttttgTCATGAGGGGCAAAGGCCAAGATTCTTGACCTTCTCACTCACCTTAAACATGCCCTCATCATCATTCTTGTGCCACTCAACTATAGGCAGCAGTCTGACAATGGCAACTAACTGTTGTTTCTGCATTCATTAGGTATTTTGGTGAATGGCCAGATCATAGGAGACAAGCAAATTCCTCCTGATGGTAAAATCTACACCTACTTTTGGCGTTTTGGCATAATTCATAAGCATTTAGGGGTGAGAATGGAGGTGAGCACTAAAAACGTCTTAGTGCTCCAAGATGGCAATCGGGTCAGGTTGCAGTGGTCCAACACAACTTCCCTCAAAGGAGACAAGTGAGCGCTTGTTCGTTGTCTGTTGTCATCATCTGAATCACAACATGCAGTCATCGTGAAAATTTAGTGGAATAAGAAGCACAATGGTGTTATTTAATATAAGTGTcccaacattttcattttcgcgCATGCTATACAAATATCGGAGACGTAGTGGCCATCGGGAATTTCAGCAGAACTCCCGTATGGCCTGTCCTTTCTCGGCTGAAATTGTTGTACCCCAGGGACGTTTTTCAAGGTTAACATATCCACTCAGTCACActgaaaatatatgaaaaaccttaaaaaaaaaaattcaaaatctaAACTATTTGTCAAACAGTACATCATCAGCTTGTTAAAGGGGCAGGATGCAAGAttctgagtttttgcacatttgcgacccctctggcgaaacgtggaatggaccccagcgacgtgcacacggccaggagcgtgcgcgacttttcgggcacgagcaaacctccaacttaatcgaacaaacgtaaacacggagcacaacacctttttcataggcttaataatgtctacagcggtaagaaacgtattaatcttcaagttactttgtatgtgaaagtcattttaagtgacaaaagcttacgtaattacaacctaccaaacgtaaatagtgcatcccgtgaatccgatgacattgaggatagcaagctgtgggtcccgtttcatccccagtttggctcttagctctctccacctgacaaacgctgctcctatatttatccgcgtcctcctgtgacgctggtctgaaagttttttttttacttctcttttgtcttccgtggagtctccataagggattgagacgtatcgggtgcaggtctctttaaatccagtttgaattagctgtcctgtccgtgaagatgcgtgaacaatcgcgagagctaacagggacaatagcgtgcacgcgcatgacgtcatgctcagagccacAGTTAAAGATTCTGGCCCGAACGCTccatcattttttccttttacagaaaaataggggcagcagtcattgtgccacagtcgtccattatacaattcttaaaacgtgcgggtgaaaaatatggttattttaacactcaaatttgagtctaatcttgcatcgtgcacctttaaaTATATCAGGTTGGTGTGAAGGTTCACCATGTAAGCTCATTAAATgataatgggcaaaaaaaaaaaagaaaaaaagtccactCTATATAATGGGGAAGTTTCAAAGGGCGATACTGACTCATGATGACTGAGATGTTATCATCATCATGTCCCTTAATTCTCCCTACTTAACTCTTCTGTCCGTTTCTCCCTAGCATGGATATTCTCTTGACCAAGGACCGCAGCCTGACAGTAACTCTCAAAGATTCTGTCAAATTTGTGATCCTGCTACACAAAGTGTGGAAGAACCACCCGTACCACCGGGATTATTTGGGCTTCTACACACTGGACACCCACCTCCTGTCACCTTCTGTTCACGGTCTGCTAGGTATAACCACGCATGcactcatcaagtcaagtcaatacAGTCGAACCTCCAAAATAGAACGCAAAAGGGTTGCGCGAGCAGGAATATGTGTAAAAACCTCAAATGTGATGAAGCAACAAAAGTTTCAGACTATAGAGTATTTTCAATGCTCTTACATTGTTGACTTATTTTCCAGGTCAGTTCTATCATGGGATTGAATACGAGGTCTCAAGTTTGCGTCCAGGAGAAGTCCCAGAAAAACCAGATGCAACCATGTACGTCAAGGGACAAGAGCTCAACGTGACCAGGTAAGACATCAGTGGTGTTCTTAAATAAGAGGTgtagtttcagaatttgttcaaTGCAACATGTTCTTGATCCACAGGGGCTGGCAAAGAGACTTCCGAAGAGATGTGAAGAATGGAGAAAATGTTCCCTGCTGGTTCATTCACAATAATGGGACGGGCATCATTGACGGAGATGCCTCGGATTACATTGTCTCTGGCATCTTTAAAACTGTTTAGAAACCAAACCTAATTATGTTTGTGCCTTGATCTATCATGACAAAACACTGATCTAAGCAGTTTTATACATGcgtgaaataaaatacattttcaacagatttttttaCGATATCATTCATATGTATAGAAGATGGAAAGCCTGGATGATCCCTTTTGTCTTTGGTCTCCTCCAATTCTCGCATAAAGCAAAACTGCACATCTGCACTCTTGTACTACGATCGCTCACCAAAGAAGCAAAAAGTGCTTCTGGTGACAGTTCATGTATTCCACAATGAtgcctttgtttttttgatgcaGCAAATCTATCCATCTGAATGGACAAGTCTAGATTTGACTTCAGGTTATAAAACCTTCCATGCATTCTTAATCTCATCCCACACATGCCAATTTCCGGGAAAACACACACTGACGGCCACTGACTCATGCTGTCAGAGTGGAAACAGAAGGTCCGCCTCCAGGAATATGCGTGGGCGGAGTAAAGTTCTGATGGGAAAACTTTCTTTTACATGCCTTGAATTCCCAGAGCGCTTGTTTTTAGCCATGCTTGAGGATCGGACTTTCCTCGCTGCGGGCATGCCTGTGTTCTGGAGAGTCCTACCGTGGGCTTGGGTCTGCTTTCTGCTTGCAGCTCAGGGGCAAGGAGCTCTGCTTGTTTCCCACAGAGATGCTCTTGTGAAGGTAATGCAGATATTTAGTGTGCATTATTGAAAACCCAATTTTGTTAAACTGTTTGCTGCATACCTTAAAGAAAACATGTCATGAATGTTGTCAGGGTGCTGGAGGGGAGAAAAGTTAGAAGTCACAATTGAGTCAGAACACATTAAAAGTTAGTGAGCTtgaaaacaaaactttaaaactatttaaaatatatatttgtggcTTCATTTTGgtggtttatttgtttgtagttttttttttttttcattaccccAACTAGCAGTTATGTAAGACTCAAAACAGAGGATGTTTGTTGTCATGTGTCCATTCAAATGtcttaaaatagcacaatagaTAAtcatgaaatagaaataaaacaagTCAGGCATATAAAAACACATCCAACTATGTTCAAATGAGCACAATGCAATTTGAAGATATGGTGAAGTTTAGTAGTGTACATTTTGTGTAATATTGAGTCATACTAATCAGACATTCTGAACGTGCAAATATGTTTATATTTCATAACTATCAATTTATTCATCCGTTGGCTATGTCAGGGATAGGCAACTGGTGGTGCGCGGGCCAAACACCCAAACTGTGAGTGGGACATTGattaagctttaaaaaaaaaaaaaaaaaaaaaaaaagattgtggtGGGGAAATTATTGACATGTTTCCTTgacttaagcatttttttattcatggtgGAAGGgcctaaaacatttttataaatcttgtaaaaacaaacaaacatactgtagataaacatcaaaaacattttttatggaataaaaaaaaaaaaaaaacagggttcatgaaaaatgatattggaggtttatcagcattttccCCCTTAAGatttacaaaaaatgttttatttcccccccccccaatacaaTTCAATGGACGTCAAATATAGACAAATGTGTCCTACTTTTTGCCATGCTATATTTTTAGTTTGTCAAATCACCATTCACcaccaccactagatggcaggtaTCGCCTAGTTGAACTTAGACTGGGTCTGATACTGCCATATACTACAACGTCAGTTGGCCTAATAATTTAGGGATTTGGAGTGACATGCAGGACAAACATAGTGAATAATATTCAAATGttgacttttcaatatttttgttgttgaaggCTGGATCTTTTTAATGAGCATGAACTATAATAAGATACTGTGAAGTGTAttggtacaataaaaaaaatgatatattcATAGATTTTGTCCATATTTCAAATGGTATTTTCTTTGGCCCCCTACTAGTGCTAATGAAAAATTGTGGTCCCCTCCATTTCAGTTGGCCATCCCTGGTCGATAGAATAATCAATGGGTCAATAGGGGCACATATAAATAGACCAATAGCCACTCACCTTCACATATATgtgcaatttagagtcttcaatttacctaaaatactgtacatggtttATGAATATGGTGGAAGCCACAGTAATTGTATAAAAGCAGGcagaaaaataatctaaaaatgTCTTTTAGTTGTGCAGCATTTACAGATAACAAGATTCATATGGATTTTATCAGATGGTCCAAAATGTTTAAACCAGAATATATTTTCTTAATTTCActattgttcgaaaaaaaaaaaatctgaatgttGCATCAAcatcactgttttgttttgttatttttaacatCATGTTACACTTTTCAGTAATGCAATCTTATTTTGTGTGTTGTAGGATAGAGCTGTGGGAACCAAGTCAATAATGGTATTATGTTTAAATTATTTACAGACAACTGTAATTTATATTATGTACACTAGGTTGCCAATAGTGAGCTGGATAATAATCATAATTGATAAATCAGGCTTCTTTCTGATGATTGTGTGGAATTGGTTGTAAAAGTGAGTGCGTTACTGTCAGGCTTACCTGTTTGACCTCTattaacacgacacaaaaaggagcgaAGACAATCAGTTCAAGGCTcgtgaggagaggaactgactaatacaattcactactgcactctgaagaatcctctcctcaccctctctttttatttggtttccacgcggccacgcccctagttacatgggtgttccaaccctaataatgcaaatgcaaggcatggtttgaacacagtgtacttgtttgtctatgtgttgtgcatttgagtggaagattgttgagtacatgtgtggtcaagtttgcaatcatttcttaacagaaaacaggcggcctcagcagactggctctaaccattctgctgctttAAATGTTctggttcttcagcttcttgagtcattttctgctaggctatgtgaatgtgagtgtggagcagagcaaagcattcttcattgcaagcagaagcagttcttcattgcagcaaatgtatgataacttattatttacaattattcctacagttACTTTGGCTCCAACCAGCAGAAGCACATTTGCAGAACAATATGATTCAGATGAGTAACAGTATATCTGGGAACAAAATATTCTTaatcttttttcccctctttgttGTGTCCAACAGAAAAGAAGCGCCAACTCTGAGAACGTAAGGAACACAAATCTGATTATTATGAATGatgtataaaagaaaaaaaaagaagaaa
Encoded here:
- the LOC144023323 gene encoding inter-alpha-trypsin inhibitor heavy chain H3-like, whose translation is MSGALTVGLLLLWGSACLWLPSPARGDLVIPGPDGAAEEARRPARSLQKRSTQAVMVEVHSVKVDCAVTSRFAHTVMTSTALNKANVSQEIFFEVELPKTAFITNFSMEIDGQVYVGEVKEKEQAKKQYEKAVSSGQTAGLVKASGRKMEKFSVSVNIAAESNVTFVLTHEELLQRKLGQYEILTRVKPKQLVQEFQIVTNIYEPQGISYVETHSTFLSNELLPLVEKTVTEKKAHIAFSPSLDQQRKCPDCDGTLIDGDFVITYDVNRATSLGDIQIVNGYFVHFFAPPGLPRVPTNVVFVIDRSGSMSGNKMHQTREAMQAILQDLKEDDYFAIVEFNGEINCWKETMTKATKENVTQAVGFVKQLYSRGGTNINDALLRGVNMLLKDKVEKRIPERSIDMILLLTDGMPGPGETDPKKIQENIVSANGGNTTLFSLGFGNDVDYAFLNVLSQGNKGMARRIFEASDAALQLKGFYDEVSSPLLSEVDLRYPDNAVDFLTTNHFSQLFNGSEIVVAGRLVDNNLDNFLVEVVGQGFEENFQVQGQTSALDWDTIYPDEKYIFGGFTERLWAYLTIQQLLEKSKSGSQDEKAKALDMSLKYSFVTPLTSMVVTKPETEDGPDSPLIADKLTEEERQQEERNRGYHYHSAPASPYPAYSGAFPPSYFVDGDPHFIIELPDRDDALCFNINDKPGTIYNLVKDTKSGILVNGQIIGDKQIPPDGKIYTYFWRFGIIHKHLGVRMEVSTKNVLVLQDGNRVRLQWSNTTSLKGDNMDILLTKDRSLTVTLKDSVKFVILLHKVWKNHPYHRDYLGFYTLDTHLLSPSVHGLLGQFYHGIEYEVSSLRPGEVPEKPDATMYVKGQELNVTRGWQRDFRRDVKNGENVPCWFIHNNGTGIIDGDASDYIVSGIFKTV